From the genome of Haloferax mediterranei ATCC 33500, one region includes:
- the paaC gene encoding 1,2-phenylacetyl-CoA epoxidase subunit PaaC has product MVALLNPEDLDGAQQAAIEEMLFRMADDEYVQGERLIEWQIYAPTLESDLALANIAQDEFGHARLWYDLLEELGHTEAELIWERPADEFKHATLVELPFEEGDWADAILRCYLFDSAERLRLESLVDTSYAPLADRVGKVLSEERYHLENAQSWLDRLAEGDSKEHVQDALDRLFPHALSLFVEPEYEEEIVENDFRTESIEDLRVEWLETVIPYLESLGLDVPDPDEVDKPTARGRDGTHTEHWDELAADFRKTYNELEAPEPARIGRERA; this is encoded by the coding sequence ATGGTTGCCTTACTCAATCCCGAAGACCTCGACGGAGCCCAGCAGGCGGCAATCGAAGAGATGCTGTTCCGCATGGCCGACGACGAGTACGTCCAGGGCGAGCGCCTCATCGAATGGCAGATTTACGCGCCGACGCTCGAATCCGACCTCGCGCTGGCGAACATCGCACAGGACGAGTTCGGCCACGCCCGCCTCTGGTACGACCTGCTCGAAGAACTCGGCCACACCGAGGCCGAACTTATCTGGGAACGCCCGGCGGACGAGTTCAAGCACGCGACGCTGGTCGAACTTCCGTTCGAGGAGGGAGACTGGGCCGACGCCATCCTCCGGTGTTACCTCTTCGACAGTGCCGAACGACTACGCTTGGAGTCGCTCGTGGACACGAGCTATGCGCCGCTCGCCGACCGGGTTGGAAAGGTGCTGAGCGAAGAGCGCTACCACCTCGAAAACGCCCAAAGCTGGCTCGACCGGCTCGCCGAAGGTGACAGCAAAGAGCACGTGCAGGACGCGCTGGACCGGCTGTTCCCCCATGCGCTCTCGCTGTTCGTCGAACCCGAATACGAAGAAGAGATTGTGGAAAACGACTTCCGGACGGAGTCCATAGAAGACCTCCGTGTCGAGTGGCTAGAGACGGTCATCCCCTACCTCGAATCGCTCGGCCTCGACGTTCCAGACCCCGACGAGGTGGACAAGCCAACCGCCCGCGGGCGCGACGGCACGCACACCGAACACTGGGACGAGTTGGCCGCGGACTTCCGGAAGACGTACAACGAGCTCGAAGCACCAGAACCAGCGAGAATCGGGCGGGAGCGTGCCTGA
- the paaB gene encoding 1,2-phenylacetyl-CoA epoxidase subunit PaaB, which translates to MIWEVFRQERPGGYHKHCGNVHAPDREMALQFAAVQHGRRMKTNSLWVTPQREIGEIDADEISFGGMTDKTYRWATSYTDIEPAAPEVAESEAEQADVESSLEADS; encoded by the coding sequence ATGATTTGGGAAGTATTCAGACAGGAGAGACCGGGCGGCTACCACAAGCACTGTGGGAACGTCCACGCACCGGACCGCGAGATGGCACTCCAGTTCGCGGCCGTCCAGCACGGTCGGCGAATGAAGACCAACAGCCTGTGGGTCACGCCACAGCGTGAAATCGGCGAAATCGACGCAGACGAGATCAGCTTCGGCGGGATGACGGACAAGACCTACCGCTGGGCGACGTCGTACACGGACATCGAACCCGCAGCACCCGAAGTCGCGGAGAGCGAGGCCGAACAAGCCGACGTCGAAAGTTCACTCGAGGCGGACAGCTAA